Proteins encoded in a region of the Mycolicibacterium duvalii genome:
- a CDS encoding arginine repressor, producing MTAAATRAGRQARIVALLSEQSVRSQTELAALLAGEGIDVTQATLSRDLEELGAVKLRGADGGVGVYVVPEDGSPVRGVTGGTDRVTRLLGDLLVSTDASGNLAVLRTPPGAAHYLASAIDRAALPYVVGTIAGDDTILVVAREPMTGAELAATVENLSKSLK from the coding sequence ATGACGGCGGCAGCCACCCGCGCCGGACGGCAGGCCAGGATCGTGGCGCTGCTGTCGGAGCAATCGGTGCGCAGTCAAACTGAACTGGCGGCGCTGCTGGCCGGCGAAGGTATCGACGTCACCCAGGCGACGCTGTCGCGGGACCTCGAGGAACTCGGGGCGGTCAAACTGCGGGGCGCCGACGGTGGGGTCGGGGTCTACGTCGTCCCCGAGGACGGCAGCCCGGTGCGCGGGGTGACCGGAGGCACCGACCGGGTGACCCGGCTGCTGGGGGACCTGCTGGTATCGACCGATGCCAGCGGCAACCTGGCGGTGCTGCGCACCCCGCCCGGCGCGGCGCACTATCTGGCCAGCGCCATCGACCGGGCGGCGCTGCCGTACGTGGTCGGAACCATCGCCGGGGACGACACCATCCTGGTCGTGGCCCGCGAACCGATGACCGGCGCGGAACTGGCCGCGACGGTCGAAAACCTTTCCAAAAGCCTCAAATAA
- a CDS encoding acetylornithine transaminase gives MMNNYGTPPLALVSGEGATVTDADGKTYLDLLGGIAVNVLGHCHPAVIEAVHRQMSTLGHTSNLYATEPGIALAEALVGHLGVAARVFFCNSGTEANEVAFKITRLTGKTKLVAAQGAFHGRTMGSLAITGQPAKRAPFEPLPGHVTFVPYGDVEALSAAVDSDTAAVFLEPIMGEGGVVVPPPGYLVAAREITAKHGALLVLDEVQTGVGRTGAFFAHQHDGITPDMVTLAKGLGGGLPIGACLAVGETAELLTPGLHGSTFGGNPVCTAAALAVLNVLSADGLIERADVLGKTLADGIEALAHPLIAHVRGRGLLRGVVLTAEAAKHVETAARRAGFLVNAAGADIVRLAPPLVITEAQIDAFVSALPAVLNEADTEMRS, from the coding sequence ATGATGAACAATTACGGCACCCCGCCGCTGGCACTGGTCAGTGGGGAGGGCGCCACGGTCACCGACGCCGACGGCAAGACCTACCTCGATCTGCTGGGCGGCATCGCGGTCAACGTGCTCGGGCACTGTCATCCCGCGGTGATCGAAGCCGTGCACCGCCAGATGAGCACGCTGGGCCACACCTCCAATCTGTACGCCACCGAGCCGGGCATCGCGCTCGCCGAAGCGCTGGTGGGTCACCTCGGCGTGGCGGCCCGGGTGTTCTTCTGCAACTCCGGCACCGAGGCCAACGAGGTCGCCTTCAAGATCACCCGCCTCACCGGCAAGACGAAACTGGTTGCCGCGCAGGGGGCATTCCACGGCCGCACGATGGGCTCGCTGGCCATCACCGGTCAACCGGCCAAGCGGGCGCCGTTCGAGCCGCTCCCCGGACATGTCACCTTCGTTCCCTACGGCGACGTCGAAGCGCTCTCCGCCGCCGTGGATTCCGACACCGCCGCGGTGTTTCTCGAACCGATCATGGGCGAGGGCGGTGTCGTCGTCCCACCGCCGGGTTACCTGGTCGCTGCCCGCGAGATCACGGCGAAACACGGTGCGCTGCTGGTGCTCGACGAGGTGCAGACCGGCGTGGGCCGTACCGGTGCATTCTTTGCCCATCAACACGACGGCATCACCCCCGATATGGTCACCCTGGCCAAGGGGCTCGGTGGCGGCCTGCCGATCGGTGCGTGCCTGGCGGTCGGGGAGACCGCCGAGTTGCTCACCCCGGGCCTGCACGGCAGCACTTTCGGCGGCAACCCGGTGTGCACCGCCGCCGCGCTGGCCGTGCTGAATGTGCTGTCCGCCGACGGGTTGATCGAGCGTGCCGATGTCCTGGGCAAGACGCTGGCCGACGGTATCGAGGCGCTCGCGCATCCGCTCATCGCGCATGTCCGCGGACGCGGACTGCTGCGCGGGGTGGTGTTGACCGCGGAGGCCGCCAAACACGTGGAGACCGCCGCCCGCCGGGCCGGGTTCCTGGTCAACGCCGCCGGGGCCGACATCGTGCGACTGGCCCCGCCGCTGGTGATCACCGAAGCCCAGATCGACGCGTTCGTATCCGCGCTTCCCGCCGTGCTGAACGAGGCGGACACAGAGATGAGGAGCTGA
- the argF gene encoding ornithine carbamoyltransferase produces MTRHFLRDDDLSPDEQAEVLALAADLKRDPFSRRPLEGPRGVAVIFEKNSTRTRFSFEMGIAALGGHAVVVDGRSTQLGREETLEDTGAVLSRYVDAIVWRTFAQERLTAMASGASVPIVNALSDEFHPCQVLADLQTLAERKGSLDGLRLSYFGDGANNMAHSLMLGGVTAGVHVTIAAPRGFEPHPMFVAAAETRAHQTGATVTVTDDAHSAADGADVLVTDTWTSMGQENDGLDRVRPFRPFQVNADLLSRADSEAVVLHCLPAHRGHEITDEVIDGPQSAVWDEAENRLHAQKALLVWLLDNR; encoded by the coding sequence ATGACCCGGCATTTCCTTCGTGACGACGATCTCTCGCCAGACGAGCAGGCCGAGGTGCTCGCGCTGGCGGCCGACCTGAAGAGGGATCCGTTCAGCCGCCGGCCGCTGGAAGGCCCCCGCGGGGTCGCCGTGATCTTCGAGAAGAACTCGACGCGGACCCGGTTCTCGTTCGAGATGGGCATCGCCGCCCTCGGCGGGCACGCCGTCGTGGTGGACGGCCGCAGCACTCAGCTCGGACGGGAGGAGACCCTCGAGGACACCGGCGCGGTGCTGTCGCGCTACGTCGACGCGATCGTGTGGCGCACCTTCGCCCAGGAGCGGCTGACCGCGATGGCCAGTGGCGCCTCCGTCCCGATCGTCAACGCGCTGTCCGACGAGTTCCACCCGTGCCAGGTGCTGGCCGACCTGCAGACGCTGGCCGAGCGCAAAGGTTCGCTCGACGGGCTGCGGCTGAGCTACTTCGGCGACGGCGCCAACAACATGGCGCACTCGCTGATGCTGGGCGGGGTCACCGCCGGCGTGCACGTCACCATCGCCGCTCCGCGCGGCTTCGAGCCGCACCCGATGTTCGTCGCCGCCGCCGAGACGCGGGCACACCAGACCGGTGCGACGGTGACCGTCACCGACGACGCCCACAGCGCGGCCGACGGCGCCGACGTGCTGGTCACCGACACCTGGACCTCCATGGGTCAGGAGAACGACGGTCTGGACCGGGTGCGGCCGTTCCGGCCGTTTCAGGTCAACGCCGATCTGTTGTCTCGTGCGGACTCCGAAGCCGTTGTGCTGCACTGCCTTCCGGCGCACCGCGGGCACGAGATCACCGACGAGGTGATCGACGGCCCGCAGAGCGCGGTGTGGGACGAGGCGGAGAACCGGCTGCACGCCCAGAAGGCGCTGCTGGTATGGCTGTTGGATAACCGATGA
- the argJ gene encoding bifunctional glutamate N-acetyltransferase/amino-acid acetyltransferase ArgJ gives MVRTQGVTAPAGFRATGIAAGIKASGATDLALVFNEGPDYAAAGVFTRNKVQAAPVLWSQQVLTTGRLRAVILNSGGANACTGPGGFQDTHATAEAVAAALSDWGTETGAIEVAVCSTGLIGDRLPMNKVLAGVSEIVHELAGGLTGGEEAARAIMTTDTVPKQVALHHPDKWTVGGMAKGAGMLAPSLATMLCVITTDAVAAPEALDRALRHAAARTFDRLDVDGASSTNDTVLLLSSGASEITPTQDELDAALLAVCDDLCAQMQADAEGVTKRVAVTVTGAATEDEAVVAARVIARDSLVKTALFGSDPNWGRVLAAVGMAPVALNADRITVAFNGFPVCVDSVGTPGAREVDLSGEDIVVTVDLAVGAATATIRTTDLSHGYVEENSAYSS, from the coding sequence ATGGTGCGCACCCAGGGGGTGACCGCGCCCGCGGGCTTCCGCGCGACCGGCATCGCCGCGGGAATCAAAGCCTCCGGCGCCACCGATCTGGCCCTGGTGTTCAACGAGGGTCCCGACTACGCCGCGGCGGGAGTGTTCACCCGCAACAAGGTCCAGGCGGCTCCGGTGCTGTGGTCACAGCAGGTGCTGACCACCGGCCGGTTGCGGGCTGTCATCCTCAACTCCGGTGGAGCCAACGCGTGCACGGGCCCCGGGGGCTTCCAGGACACCCACGCCACCGCCGAGGCTGTCGCCGCGGCGCTGTCGGACTGGGGCACCGAGACGGGCGCGATTGAGGTCGCGGTCTGCTCGACCGGGCTGATCGGCGACCGTCTGCCCATGAACAAGGTGCTGGCCGGGGTCAGCGAGATCGTGCACGAACTGGCCGGCGGGCTGACCGGCGGCGAGGAAGCCGCACGCGCCATCATGACCACCGACACCGTGCCCAAACAGGTCGCACTGCACCACCCGGACAAGTGGACCGTGGGCGGCATGGCCAAGGGCGCCGGGATGCTGGCCCCCTCGCTGGCCACGATGCTCTGTGTGATCACCACCGACGCGGTCGCCGCTCCGGAGGCGTTGGACCGGGCCCTGCGACATGCGGCGGCGCGGACCTTCGACCGGCTCGACGTCGACGGCGCCAGTTCCACCAACGACACCGTGCTGCTGCTGAGTTCGGGGGCCAGTGAGATCACCCCGACGCAGGACGAGCTCGACGCGGCGCTGCTGGCGGTCTGCGACGATCTCTGTGCGCAGATGCAGGCCGACGCCGAGGGCGTCACCAAGCGCGTCGCGGTGACCGTCACCGGTGCCGCCACCGAGGACGAGGCGGTGGTCGCGGCGCGGGTGATCGCCCGGGACAGCCTGGTCAAGACCGCGTTGTTCGGGTCCGACCCGAACTGGGGCCGGGTGCTCGCCGCGGTGGGCATGGCGCCGGTGGCGTTGAACGCCGACCGGATCACCGTGGCCTTCAACGGCTTCCCGGTGTGCGTCGACAGCGTCGGCACCCCCGGCGCACGGGAGGTCGACCTGTCCGGCGAGGACATCGTCGTCACCGTGGATCTCGCGGTGGGCGCGGCCACGGCGACGATCCGCACCACCGACCTGTCGCACGGCTACGTCGAAGAGAACTCGGCCTACAGCTCATGA
- the argB gene encoding acetylglutamate kinase, whose amino-acid sequence MNLQTPDKAGVLAEALPWLKALHGRIVVIKYGGNAMTDDTLKAAFADDMVFLRNCGIHPVVVHGGGPQISAMLKKLGIAGDFKGGFRVTTPEVLDVARMVLFGQVGRELVNLINSHGPYAVGITGEDAHLFTAQRRSVLVEGVPTDIGLVGDVAQVNTDAVVDLIRAGRIPVVSTIAPDADGVVHNINADTAAAALAEALGAEKLLMLTDVEGLYSNWPDRGSLVSEIDAAALTQLLPTLEAGMVPKIEACLRAIDGGVPSAHVIDGRVAHCVLVELLTDEGTGTKVVGN is encoded by the coding sequence ATGAACCTGCAGACCCCGGACAAGGCCGGCGTGCTGGCCGAAGCGCTGCCGTGGCTCAAAGCGCTGCACGGCAGGATCGTGGTGATCAAGTACGGCGGCAACGCGATGACCGACGACACGCTCAAAGCCGCGTTCGCCGACGACATGGTGTTCCTGCGCAACTGCGGCATCCACCCGGTCGTGGTCCACGGGGGCGGACCGCAGATCAGCGCGATGTTGAAGAAGCTGGGCATCGCCGGCGATTTCAAGGGTGGCTTTCGCGTCACCACACCGGAAGTCCTCGACGTGGCGCGGATGGTGTTGTTCGGTCAGGTCGGTCGTGAACTGGTGAACCTGATCAACTCCCACGGCCCGTACGCGGTGGGGATCACCGGCGAGGACGCGCATCTGTTCACCGCACAACGGCGTTCGGTCCTGGTCGAGGGCGTGCCCACCGACATCGGACTGGTCGGCGACGTCGCGCAGGTCAACACCGACGCGGTGGTGGACCTCATCCGGGCCGGCCGCATCCCGGTGGTCTCGACGATCGCGCCCGACGCCGACGGCGTGGTGCACAACATCAACGCCGACACTGCCGCAGCCGCCCTGGCCGAGGCGCTGGGCGCGGAGAAGCTCCTGATGCTCACCGACGTCGAAGGGCTCTACTCCAATTGGCCCGACCGCGGTTCGCTGGTCAGTGAGATCGACGCCGCAGCGCTGACGCAGCTGTTGCCCACGCTTGAGGCCGGCATGGTGCCCAAGATCGAGGCTTGCTTGAGAGCCATCGACGGCGGTGTGCCCAGCGCCCACGTGATCGACGGCCGCGTTGCCCACTGCGTGCTGGTCGAGCTGCTCACCGACGAAGGTACCGGCACCAAGGTGGTGGGGAATTGA